GCCGATATGACTTCACGCGCACTATGGACTGAAGCCGTCGCCCGCACTGCCGAGGCCCATGGCATAAGCTGGCATTACTGGGAGTTCATTGCCGGCTTCGGCGTTTATAATGGCACGGCGAATGATTGGAATTATTCGTTGCTCAATGCGCTGATGCCTAAAACGTAATTCGTAACACGTAATCCCCAACGCGGACAAGCCGCAACCAAAAAGATTTACTCGCTCACAGAAAAGGAACTCTCACCGAAATGATTTTTTTCTGTGAGAGTTACAATTCTGTGAACCAAAAGTCTTTGCTTTTTTTGCAAAGATATCACTTGTAACAGAGTAAATCATGCGACAGTGCACTGGGGGGCGTCGGAAAACTTGCAGGCGGTGAGTTTCATATGAAAAGCCCATCCACTTTACGTCGAAGCATACGACTCGCTTCTTCGCCATCTTTAATGATAAAAAGATCGATGTCGCTATTGTTATGAAAATCCCGGCGAGCGCAAGAGCCATAAAGAATGATTTTTTCCGGTTGAATCTCGCGGACAATTTTCTCGACAATCTATTCGATCAATTCCGGCGTAGTTTTTTCCGTGCGCAACTTTTCGTCGATGATCATAACGAGCACTTCATGAGAATAATGCGTTAAAACTTTTCCCCGGGCCGCACAAAATCCCCGCTTTTCCCGCCGCTTTTTTTCACCACTCGAATATCGCCGATCACCATCATTTTGTCAACGGCTTTGCACATGTCGTAAAGCGTCAGGGCTGCGACGCTGACGGCGGTGAGCGCTTCCATTTCCACGCCGGTTTGGCCGTGGCAGCGCGCCGTGGCTTCAATTTCCAGGCTATTTTTTGCCGGCGTGATCTGCACGTCGACGAAATCGAGGCCGAGCGGATGGCAAAGCGGGATCAGCGCCGCCGTCTGTTTCGCGGCCATGATGCCGGCCAGTCGCGCGGCTTCGATGGCATTGCCCTTCGGCAGGGCGTTTTGTTGCAACAAGCGCAGCGTTTCTGCTTGCAGCTCGAGGCGGCCTCGCGCGACGGTCTCGCGTCGCGTCGCCGCTTTCTCGCCGACGTCCACCATCGTGGCTTGGCCTTCGACGTTGAGATGGCTGAATTTTTGTTGAGATGGCATCGCAATAATCAAGCTGTATATTACCACGAAAATGC
The candidate division KSB1 bacterium DNA segment above includes these coding regions:
- the moaC gene encoding cyclic pyranopterin monophosphate synthase MoaC — translated: MPSQQKFSHLNVEGQATMVDVGEKAATRRETVARGRLELQAETLRLLQQNALPKGNAIEAARLAGIMAAKQTAALIPLCHPLGLDFVDVQITPAKNSLEIEATARCHGQTGVEMEALTAVSVAALTLYDMCKAVDKMMVIGDIRVVKKSGGKSGDFVRPGEKF